One Triticum dicoccoides isolate Atlit2015 ecotype Zavitan chromosome 5B, WEW_v2.0, whole genome shotgun sequence genomic window carries:
- the LOC119307085 gene encoding homeobox protein knotted-1-like 11 isoform X1, which translates to MEVRRLNLRATDDGCRPSPVTDLRPRPWLLLLEAHVACLRVATPVDQLPRIAAQIAARAPPPVPPAAAPAGGEELDLFMTHYVLLLCSFKEQLQQHVRVHAMEAVMACWELEQTLQSLTGASPGEGTGATMSDDEDNPVDSESNMFDGNDVSDGKGFGMLTEGERSLVERVRQELKHELKQGYREKLVDIREEILRKRRAGKLPGDTASTLKAWWQAHAKWPYPTEEEKARLVQETGLQLKQINNWFINQRKRNWHSNPTSSSSDKSKRKRNNAGEGNAEQSW; encoded by the exons ATGGAGGTACGACGCCTCAACCTCCGGGCGACAGACGACGGCTGCAGGCCATCTCCGGTGACGGATCTCCGACCCCGACCATG gctgctgctgctggaggcgCACGTCGCCTGCCTCCGCGTCGCCACCCCCGTTGACCAGCTCCCCCGCATCGCCGCGCAGATCGCcgcgcgcgccccgccgcccgtgccccccgccgccgcgcccgccggcggcgaggagctcgacCTCTTCATG ACACACTATGTGCTGCTCCTCTGTTCCTTCAAGGAACAGCTCCAGCAGCATGTGCGCGTCCACGCCATGGAGGCGGTGATGGCCTGCTGGGAGCTCgagcaaactctgcagagtcttacAG GGGCATCTCCTGGTGAAGGCACCGGGGCAACTATGTCCGATGACGAAGACAATCCGGTCGACAGTGAGAGCAACATGTTTGACGGGAATGATGtgtcagatggcaagggcttcgGAATGCTAACCGAGGGTGAGAGATCCCTGGTCGAGCGCGTGAGGCAAGAGCTGAAGCATGAGCTTAAACAG GGGTATAGAGAAAAGCTTGTGGACATCAGGGAGGAGATACTGCGGAAGCGAAGAGCCGGAAAGCTCCCAGGGGACACGGCGTCTACCCTGAAAGCTTGGTGGCAAGCCCACGCCAAATGGCCGTACCCAACT GAGGAGGAGAAGGCGCGGCTGGTGCAGGAGACGGGGCTGCAGCTGAAGCAGATCAACAACTGGTTCATCAACCAGCGCAAGCGGAACTGGCACAGCAACCCTACCTCGTCCTCGTCAGACAAGAGCAAGAGAAAAAG GAACAATGCAGGTGAGGGCAACGCCGAGCAGTCCTGGTAG
- the LOC119307085 gene encoding homeobox protein knotted-1-like 11 isoform X3: MGRLLLLEAHVACLRVATPVDQLPRIAAQIAARAPPPVPPAAAPAGGEELDLFMTHYVLLLCSFKEQLQQHVRVHAMEAVMACWELEQTLQSLTGASPGEGTGATMSDDEDNPVDSESNMFDGNDVSDGKGFGMLTEGERSLVERVRQELKHELKQGYREKLVDIREEILRKRRAGKLPGDTASTLKAWWQAHAKWPYPTEEEKARLVQETGLQLKQINNWFINQRKRNWHSNPTSSSSDKSKRKRNNAGEGNAEQSW, translated from the exons ATG GGcaggctgctgctgctggaggcgCACGTCGCCTGCCTCCGCGTCGCCACCCCCGTTGACCAGCTCCCCCGCATCGCCGCGCAGATCGCcgcgcgcgccccgccgcccgtgccccccgccgccgcgcccgccggcggcgaggagctcgacCTCTTCATG ACACACTATGTGCTGCTCCTCTGTTCCTTCAAGGAACAGCTCCAGCAGCATGTGCGCGTCCACGCCATGGAGGCGGTGATGGCCTGCTGGGAGCTCgagcaaactctgcagagtcttacAG GGGCATCTCCTGGTGAAGGCACCGGGGCAACTATGTCCGATGACGAAGACAATCCGGTCGACAGTGAGAGCAACATGTTTGACGGGAATGATGtgtcagatggcaagggcttcgGAATGCTAACCGAGGGTGAGAGATCCCTGGTCGAGCGCGTGAGGCAAGAGCTGAAGCATGAGCTTAAACAG GGGTATAGAGAAAAGCTTGTGGACATCAGGGAGGAGATACTGCGGAAGCGAAGAGCCGGAAAGCTCCCAGGGGACACGGCGTCTACCCTGAAAGCTTGGTGGCAAGCCCACGCCAAATGGCCGTACCCAACT GAGGAGGAGAAGGCGCGGCTGGTGCAGGAGACGGGGCTGCAGCTGAAGCAGATCAACAACTGGTTCATCAACCAGCGCAAGCGGAACTGGCACAGCAACCCTACCTCGTCCTCGTCAGACAAGAGCAAGAGAAAAAG GAACAATGCAGGTGAGGGCAACGCCGAGCAGTCCTGGTAG
- the LOC119307085 gene encoding homeobox protein knotted-1-like 11 isoform X2 → MEVRRLNLRATDDGCRPSPVTDLRPRPWLLLLEAHVACLRVATPVDQLPRIAAQIAARAPPPVPPAAAPAGGEELDLFMTHYVLLLCSFKEQLQQHVRVHAMEAVMACWELEQTLQSLTGASPGEGTGATMSDDEDNPVDSESNMFDGNDVSDGKGFGMLTEGERSLVERVRQELKHELKQGYREKLVDIREEILRKRRAGKLPGDTASTLKAWWQAHAKWPYPTEEEKARLVQETGLQLKQINNWFINQRKRNWHSNPTSSSSDKSKRKR, encoded by the exons ATGGAGGTACGACGCCTCAACCTCCGGGCGACAGACGACGGCTGCAGGCCATCTCCGGTGACGGATCTCCGACCCCGACCATG gctgctgctgctggaggcgCACGTCGCCTGCCTCCGCGTCGCCACCCCCGTTGACCAGCTCCCCCGCATCGCCGCGCAGATCGCcgcgcgcgccccgccgcccgtgccccccgccgccgcgcccgccggcggcgaggagctcgacCTCTTCATG ACACACTATGTGCTGCTCCTCTGTTCCTTCAAGGAACAGCTCCAGCAGCATGTGCGCGTCCACGCCATGGAGGCGGTGATGGCCTGCTGGGAGCTCgagcaaactctgcagagtcttacAG GGGCATCTCCTGGTGAAGGCACCGGGGCAACTATGTCCGATGACGAAGACAATCCGGTCGACAGTGAGAGCAACATGTTTGACGGGAATGATGtgtcagatggcaagggcttcgGAATGCTAACCGAGGGTGAGAGATCCCTGGTCGAGCGCGTGAGGCAAGAGCTGAAGCATGAGCTTAAACAG GGGTATAGAGAAAAGCTTGTGGACATCAGGGAGGAGATACTGCGGAAGCGAAGAGCCGGAAAGCTCCCAGGGGACACGGCGTCTACCCTGAAAGCTTGGTGGCAAGCCCACGCCAAATGGCCGTACCCAACT GAGGAGGAGAAGGCGCGGCTGGTGCAGGAGACGGGGCTGCAGCTGAAGCAGATCAACAACTGGTTCATCAACCAGCGCAAGCGGAACTGGCACAGCAACCCTACCTCGTCCTCGTCAGACAAGAGCAAGAGAAAAAG GTGA